The Rhodococcus sp. ABRD24 genome contains the following window.
CGCGTCGACGTCATCGTTGAAGTCGATCGTGCCGACAACCTGCGAGCGGTATGCCGGATCGGCGACGAACGGCGTCGCGTACTCGGAGGCCTCGGCCCACGAGTACAGGCGGTCCGAGGAATCCTTGGTGCGCGCGGTGGTCCAGTCCAGACCGCCGTTCGAGTTCATCCACGCGATCTGGTTCTCGAACATCAGCAGCGTCGCGAGCGCCGGCGTGTTGTAGGTCTGGTCCTTGGTGGAGTTGTCGACCGCGATCGGCAGCGACAGGAAATCCGGGGTCCAGCGGCCCGAGTCCTTGATCTCGGCGACACGCGCGAGCGCGGCCGGGCTCATCAGCGCGATCCACAGGCCACCGTCGGCGGCGAAGCACTTCTGCGGCGCGAAGTAGTAGACGTCGGCGTCGGCGGCATTGACGGGCAGGCCGCCGGCACCCGAGGTGGCGTCGATCGCGATGAGCGCATTCTCCGAGCCGGCCGGGCGGGTCACCGGCACGGCGACACCCGTCGAGGTCTCGTTGTGCGCCCAGCCGATGAGGTCGACGGAGCCGTCGGCGACGATCGCCGGCGCGGTGCCCGGATCGCTCGAGACGACGATCGGGTCACCGATGAACGGGTTGTTCTTCGCGACCGACGCGAACTTCGACGAGAACTCGCCGTACGTGAAGTGCT
Protein-coding sequences here:
- the serC gene encoding phosphoserine transaminase, translating into MSTPIIPADLKPMDGRFGCGPSKVRPEQLQSLVDVGASVFGTSHRQKPVKDVVARVRAGLRDLFSLPEGYEVVLGNGGSTAFWDAAAFGLIRERSQHFTYGEFSSKFASVAKNNPFIGDPIVVSSDPGTAPAIVADGSVDLIGWAHNETSTGVAVPVTRPAGSENALIAIDATSGAGGLPVNAADADVYYFAPQKCFAADGGLWIALMSPAALARVAEIKDSGRWTPDFLSLPIAVDNSTKDQTYNTPALATLLMFENQIAWMNSNGGLDWTTARTKDSSDRLYSWAEASEYATPFVADPAYRSQVVGTIDFNDDVDAAAVAKILRANGIVDTEPYRKLGRNQLRIGMFPAIDPEDISQLTKSIDWVVSQLG